From Erythrobacter sp. YJ-T3-07:
ACCCCGCTGCCGACCAGCAGAACGTAGGGGTAGGTCCGCGCAAAGTTGTCGAACGAAGGCAGCGAGAAGGGGCCCGGCAGCTGACCCGCCCAGAACACCGCCAGTGTCACCGGAACGCTCGCCAGCAGGCACGCCGCGATCCATAGCGGCCATTCCGGCAGGTCGAGCCGGGGGCCGAGGCTGGTGACCAACGCGCCGATCGGCCGGAAGCAGGCATATCCCGTCACCGCGAGACCGACCCAGTAGAGGAGGCGGACGGACAGCGGCATCTGGAAACTTCCGAACGGGCCCATCACGGCCAGCACCACGCCGAGCACCACCATGATCGACAGGTCGATCAGCACCTTGCGCAGCACCGGGTGCTGGGCAGTATCCTCGGTGCGGCGCTCGCTGGTGTCCATCCGCGCAAAGTGGCGGACCATTCGCGCTTCGTAAAGTGGCAAACACGCGCGAAACCGGCGCTTTCGCGAAGGGTCTGCGTCGTCCGCGAAGGCCGCGTTGCGCGCGAACGGGCCTGGGGCATCCAGGGGACAGACAGAGACCCAGGAGACCTTCTCATGACCACCCTCGCCGCCTCCGCAACCCACTCGAAGCCCCGGTTCGACAACGGTCCGCTCCTCAAATCGCTGATCGCTGTCGTGGGAGCGTTGATGACCGCTGCCATCGCAGTGGCGGTCTTCAAATTCGTGGCCGGCCTCGCGCCAGACGACGGACGCTATCGCAACATCGCGATTGCGATCCACATCATCACCGTGCTGCCCTGCGTGCCGCTGGGCGCGTATCTGTTGCTCTCCACCAAGGGCACGAAGCTGCACAAGATGCTCGGCAAGATCTGGGTCGGCCTGATGGTCGTCACCGCCATCGCAATCACCTTCGTGCGCGGCGGGACGGACTTCAGCTGGATTCACATCTTCGTGCCGATCACGCTGCTGGGTGCGTGGCAGGTGGTCCGCACGGCCCGGAAGGGCGACATCGCGAGCCATCGCCGGAACATCACGCGGATGTACCTCGGCGCGCTGATGATCCCCGGGCTCTTCTCTTTCCTGCCGACCCGCCTGATGGGCATGTGGCTGTTCGGCTGAGGCGCGTCAGTCGTAGGTGAGCTTGACCCGGTCCGCTGCCTCTTTCGCGAGGCGGCGGGCTTCGTCCGTATCGCCCGCAGTTGCCAGCGCGACACCCATCCGGCGGAAGGGCCGCGTCACCGGCTTGGCGAAGATGCGGATGTCGCAGCCGTTGGCCATGGCGTCCGCCAGCCCGTCGTAAGAGACGTTCTCGCTTTCGCGGTCGGCGAGGATCACCGCGCTGGCGGCGGGGCGCGCGCGGATCGTGTCGGGCACGGGCAGGCCCATCACCGCGCGGGCGTGAAGGTCGAACTCGGTCAGGTTCTGACTGACCAACGTGACCATTCCGGTGTCGTGAGGGCGCGGGCTGAGCTCGGAGAAGATGACCTCATCGCCGCGCACGAAGAACTCGACCCCGAACAGGCCATGGCCTCCCAGATTGTCGACCACCTTGCGCGCCATCTCCTGCGCGTCGGCAAGAGCGGCCTCGCTCATGCCGTGCGGTTGCCAGCTCTCCTGGTAGTCGCCGCGTTCCTGCCGGTGGCCGATCGGCGGGCAGAAGGTGATGCCATCCTTGTGGCGCACGGTGAGCAGCGTGATCTCGTAATCGAAGTCGATGAACTGCTCGACGATCACCCGCGCCCGGTCGCCGCGCATATTGGCGACCGCATAGTCCCACGCGGCCTCCAGCCCCTCGGCGTCCTGCACCGTGCTCTGGCCCTTGCCCGAGGAGGACATGACCGGCTTGATGACGCACGGGCAACCCGTGTCCCTTGCCGCCGCGCACACTTCGTCGAGACTGGTCGCGTAGCCGTAGCGCGAGGTGCGCACGCCCAGCTCCTGCGCCGCCAGGTCGCGGATGGCATCGCGGTTCATCGTCAGCTGCGCGGCGCGCGCGGTGGGAACGACATGGACGCCGTTGGCCTCCACTTCGGCCAGAACCTCGGTCCGGATCGCCTCGATCTCGGGCACGACATGGTCGGGCGTGTGCTTTTCGATGACGCTGCGCAGCGCATCGCCATCGAGCATCGAGAACACCTCACGCGCGTCGGCCAGCTGCATCGCGGGCGCGTTGTCGTAGCTGTCGCAGGCGATGACGTAAGCGCCCAGCCGCTTTGCCGAGATGACGAACTCGCGCCCCAGCTCGCCCGAGCCGAGCAGCAGGATTTTCGCGGTGTGGCTCACGCCGCCAGCCTCAGGCCGCGTCTTCCGCGTCTAGCCCGTACGCGGTGTGAAGCACGCGCACTGCGAGTTCGGTCTCGTCCTCGTCGATCATCACCGAAACCTTGATCTCTGAGGTGGTGATCGCCTGGATGTTGATCCCGCGTTCGGCCAGCGCGCGGAACATGTCGCTCGCCACGCCCGCGTGGCTTTTCATGCCCACGCCGACAACGCTGATCTTCGCAATGTGGCTGTCGGTGATGATCCGGTTGTAGCCGATCGCCTCGCGCTTGTCCTCCAGCAGGGCCTGCGCGCGGGCGAGGTCGGTCTGGGGGATCGTGAAGGTCACGTCGGTCTCGCCCTTGTCTCTCCCGACGTTCTGGATGATCATGTCGACATTGATGCTGGCCTCGGCCAGCGGGCCGAAGATCTCCGCCACCGCGCCCGGCTTGTCGGGCACGCGGGTGAGGATGATCTTGGCTTCGTTCTTGTCGTGCGCGATGCCGGTGACGAGCTTGCGTTCCATTTTTCCCTCTTCGACCATCCGCTCCATTTCTTCCTCGGAGACGATCAGCGTGCCCGGCAGATCGTCTGCGGGGGTCGCGTCATCGTCCACGAAGCTGGAGAGCACCTGTATGCGTACGCCTTCCTTCATCGCGAGGCTGACAGAGCGGGTCTGCAGCACCTTCGCGCCGACGGAGGCGAGTTCGAGCATTTCCTCGTAGGTCACCGCCTTGAGCTTGCGCGCCTTGGCGACGATGCGCGGGTCGGTGGTGTAGACCCCGTCCACATCGGTGTAGATATCGCAACGGTCGGCCTTCACCGCAGCCGCGACCGCAACCGCGCTGGTATCCGACCCGCCGCGGCCGAGCGTGGTGACGCGGCCTTCAGCGCTCAGCCCCTGGAAGCCCGGGATCACCGCAATCGTGCCCTCGGCCATGCTGGCGAGCAGCGCCTCGCTGTCGATCGCATCGACTCGCGCCTTAGCATGGGCCTCGATCGTGCGAATCGGGAGCTGCCAGCCGAGCCAGCTGCGCGCCTTCTGCCCCAGCGACTGGAGCGTCATCGCGAGCAGGCCGGAGGTGACCTGCTCCCCGCTCGCCACGACCACGTCGTATTCCGCCGGGTCATAGAGGGCGTGGGCCTCGCGGGCGAAGTTGACCAGCCGGTCGGTCTCCCCCGCCATCGCGCTGACCACGACGGCCACCTCGTTAGCCGGCCCGCCGTCCTTGGGGGCCGCCTGCTTGCGCACGATCTGCGCCACACGCCGAATGCGTTCGGTCCCCGCCATGGAGGTGCCGCCGAATTTCATCACGATCCGCGCCAAGGGCGAAGCCTTCCTCGCTGGTGCCACTTTCGGCGCGGTGTTAGGGAGCGGGGATGAGCGATGCAACAGCAACCATTCGCCCCGATGAAGCCGCCCATTTCGGCGCACTGGCAGCGGACTGGTGGGACCCGAAGGGCTCCTCCGCCATGCTCCACCGCTTGAACCCGGTGCGGCTGGGCTTCATTCGCGAGTCGATCGACCGCCACTGGGGCGGCGATATCGAGAGCGCATCGCCGCTTTCGGGCAAGGCGGCGGTCGACGTCGGCTGCGGCGCGGGCCTGCTGTGCGAGCCCTTGTCGCGCCTTGGCGCCGAGGTGACGGGCGTCGATGCCGCACCCGAGAATGCCGCCGCCGCCGCCGCCCATGCCGAGGCTGCCGGGCTCGACATCCGCTATATGGCGGGCGAGATCGGCACGCTGGATCTTGGCAGTTTCGACCTCGTCACCTGCATGGAGGTGATCGAGCATGTCGCGGACAAGCCCGCCTTCCTCGCTGCGCTCACCGCCAAGCTGGCCGATGACGGCCTCCTGATCCTGTCGACCCCCAACCGCACCGCTGCCAGCCGCCTGCTGCTGGTCGGCGCGGCGGAAGCGGTGGGCGCGGTGCCCAGAGGCACGCACCACTGGGACGACTTCGTGACGCCCGACGAGCTGACCGACCTGCTCGGCGAGGCAGGGCTGACGGTCACCGCCACCCGAGGCATCGCCTATCGCCCTGGCAAGGGGCTGCACCTGTCGGACGATATGAGCCTCAACTACATTCTGGCGGCGCGGCACGCTTAGAAGCAGTTCTCGGCCCTTTTGATACGAAGCTCCCCTCCCCGGTGGGGAGGGGTTGGGGGTGGGGGTTCCAGGCCATCAGGCAGGGCACACCCCCACCCGACCTCCCCCTTGAGGGGGAGGAGAATGGCCTGCGCTTCCTAGTCCCCCCGCACCAGTCCCGGATCGTCGGTGAAGTACCCATCCACTCCAGCGGCCTTGAGCAGTTTCACCAGCCCCCGGATGTCGCCGATCCCGTTCTCGCTCGCGTCCGATCGCAGCGACACGGGCAGGAACACGTTCTCCTTGCGCACGGTCCACGGGTGGACCTGCAAGCCGGCCGCATGGGCATCGCGGACCAGATCGGTCGGCGTGCCGTCGTCGCCGAGCACATGGCCCATCCAAGGACCGATCCCGTCGGCATAGGTCGCCACTTCGGCGAGGCCGGTCGGCGTCATGATTCCCGCCCAGGTCATGCCCGGCTCGTCATAGGGGCCGCCTTCGGGGCGGATCAGCAGGATCAGCGGCGCGTCGATCATCTTGTCGAGCCGTTGCAGCGGCGCGATGTCGAACACCTGCACGAACACGTCCGAGTCCGCGCCATCGAGTCCCTCTGCCTTGAGCTGCCGGACCAGCAGGTCGACCGTGTCGATCCCGCTTTCCTGCAACAGCCAGGTCGGGTGCTTGAGTTCGGGATAGAGCCCGATCTTGCGGCCCGTTTCGGCTTCCTTCGCACGCTTGAGCGCGATGATGTCGGCAAAGGTCGGGATCGCGTAGAGCCCGTCGAAGCGCGCATTGGCCGGGCGCAGCGCGGGCATCCGCTCCTTCGCGCGCAGGGTCTGCAGTTCGGCCAGCGTGAAGTCCTCCGCGAACCAGCCGTTGACCATCTGGCCTTCGATGTTCTTGGTCCGGCGGCGGTCGGCGAACTCGGGATGGTCGGCGACATTGGTCGTCTCGCCGATCTCGTTCTCGTGCCGGGCGACCAGCACCAGATCCTTGGTCACCACCAGATCGGGCTCGATATAGTCGGCCCCCTGGTCGATCGCGCGCTCGTAGCTGGCGAGCGTATGTTCGGGCCGTTCGCCGCTCGCACCGCGATGCGCGATCACCAGCATGTCGCCATCGGCATTGACGGGGGTCAGGTCAGCCATGCCATGCGCGCTCGCACAGACGGGTGACAGGGCGATGGCCAATGCCCCAAGCCATTTCAGCACAATTCATCCTTCCATTCCGGTTCCCTGAAGCCGACCAGCAGGCCGCCCTCATGTTCGAGTACGGGGCGTTTGATCAGGCTTGGATGTTGCACCATCAAGGCAATCGCCTTCTCTTGCCCGAGATCGGCCTTGTCGCCCTCGTCCAGCTTGCGAAACGTCGTCCCGCGCTTGTTGAGCAGCACCTCCCAGCCCGCGGCATCGGCCCAGCCGCCGATCTCGTCGGCGCTCGGCGCGTCCTTCTTGAAGTCGCGGAAGCTGTGCTCGATGCCCTGCGCCTCCAGCCACTTCCTCGCCTTCTTGACCGTATCGCAATTGGGAATGCCGTTGAGCGTGGTGGTCATGCGTCCTCATCATGTTGGTAGTGGGTCACCTGCGGGTCGAGGCAGGTGAACATCGTGTACCGGGCATAGTGGTGCTTCCTGCCCGCGCCCTGAACGTCGGCATGGTCCGGGTGGCAGCGCCACGCCTTGGCCGCCTCGCGTGTTGCCCATTCGGAGATCGTCACCGTCTCGCCATCATCGGCGGCGTAGGTCTTCACTGCGAGGAAGCCGGGCTGCTCGCGCGCAAGCGCCTCCATCGCATCGGCGTGTTCGGCATAGGCCGCCGCGTCGTAGCCGGCGCGTTTGCGGCTGCGGAAGACGACCAGATACATCAGGCGATTCGCCCGCCAGCCGCCGCGCGGCTGACACACCTGACACACTGTCCAGAGACACAAAACGCCCCGCCGGGCAGGTGCCGTGGCGGAGCGTCTGGCAAGCGGTGGGCGTGGCTCGACATGCGCGCGGGCTTAGCGCGCCACGCATAATTAGGACAGCGCCAAGCGCCGCCCCGACCGATGATTTTGCTTAGCCGAAGCGGAAATCGAGAATCCGGCCCGAAGAGCTGAATGCGCAGGTAAACTGGTCGCGCTCGGGATCGCGCACATCGATGCGGCCCTGCACGGTAAAGACGCCGCGCTCGCGTTCCTCGGCATAGGTGATCTGGACCCTGCCCGTACGGCTCGCCTCGCGCCCGCAGGCATTCACCGCCGCGCGCTCGAACTCGCTGTTCTGGCGGTAGGAATAGCCGTAGCCGTCACCATACCCGTCGCCGTAGCCGCCACCATAACCATCATTATAGCCGCCGCCCGGTCCGTAGCCATCGTCGTAGCCGTAGCCTGGGCCATAGGCGCAGCCGCCCAGCAGCAGCGTGCCGGCAAGCAGAGCGGGAATTGTCAGTTTACGCATGGAATTTCTCCCCAAAATTGCGAGTCCACCATCCCCGCTGTTCGAATGGAGACTCTACGGTCGGAGAAATCCTGTGTTCCCGCCGTGGCTTAACCGCCGCGCGAAGCCGCTAGGGCGCGTGGGCATCGGCGATGGCCACCGCCAGCGCATCCGCCGCGTCCGCGCCGGCGATGGTCACCCCCGGCAGCAGCACCTTGAGCATCGCCTGCACCTGGCGTTTCTCCGCCGCGCCGGTGCCGACCACGGACTTCTTGACGTAGCGCGCGGCATGTTCACGCACGTCGAGCCCGTGCGCCCCGCACGCGGCCAGCACGCTGCCGCGCGCCTGCGCCAGCTTGAGCGTGGATTTGGGATTCTTGTTGAGGAAGATTTCCTCGCACGCGGCGCGGGTAGGCCGATACTGCTCGATCACCACCGCCAGTTCGCGCTGCAGCTGCGCCAGCCGCTCGGTCATCGGAGCCTTCGCATCGGTCGCGATCTGCCCGTTGGCGATGTGGGAGAGGCGCGAACCCTCGCTGCGGATCACGCCCCAGCCGGTGCAGGTGAGCGAGGGATCGAGGCCGAGGATGATCACAAATCCTCCCCCATCGGGGGAGGGGGACCATCCGTAGGATGGTGGAGGGGCACAATTCGACGTTCAACACGAGGGGTGGTCGGAGCAGCATAGGGTGCCCCTCCACCCCGCGCTGCGCGCGCGGTCCCCCTCCCCGTCCCGGGGAGGATCACGCCTCGATCTTCTCCATCACCTCGTCGGAGATGTCGTAGTTGCCCCAGACGGTCTGCACGTCGTCGTCATCGTCGAGCGCGTCGATCAGCTTCAGCAGCGTGCCCGCGTTCTTCTCGTCCATGTCGACGGTCAGGTTGGGCTTCCACGCCAGCTTGACGGTCTCGGCCGAACCGAGCGATTTTTCGAGCGCTTCGGCAACCGCGTGCAGATCGTCCGGCGCGGTCCAGATTTCGTGGCCGTCATCGCTCGACGCGATGTCTTCCGCGCCCGCTTCCAGCGCGGCTTCCAGCACCTTTTCCTCGTCCCCCGCATCGGCGGGATAGACGATCAGGCCGAGCCGCTCGAACCCGTGCGCAACCGAACCTTCGGTGCCGAGGTTGCCGCCGTTCTTGCTGAACGCGGTGCGGATATTGGTCGCGGTGCGGTTGCGGTTGTCGGTCAGCGCCTCGACGATGATCGCGCTGCCGCCCGGGCCGTAGCCTTCGTAGCGCACTTCCTCGTAATTATCGCCGTCATTGGCGGAGGCCTTGTCAATCGCGCGCTGGATATTGTCCTTGGGCATCGACTGCGCCTTCGCGGCGTTCACCGCGAGCCGCAGGCGCGGGTTCATGTCCGGATCGGGCATGCCCATCTTCGCCGCGACGGTGATTTCGCGCGAAAGCTTGGAAAACAGGTTGGACCGTTTCTTGTCCTGCGCACCCTTGCGGTGCATGATGTTCTTGAATTTGGAATGGCCTGCCATGGGAACCTGCAAAAAGTGATACTTTTTGGGGACCCCGGACTGGGACCCCATGAGGCGAACCGCACTAGCGAAGGTCGGCGCGAACGACAACGCCGTGTCGCGTACCCCTCCCAGCCGGACCGTGAGGACTAGATCCGCACCGCCGTGCCGCTGGCGCTCACCATAAGCATCGAGCCGGTATCGCCGATCACCTCGTAATCGAGATCGACGCCGACCACGGCATTGGCGCCCAGCTTCTGTGCCTCGGCCTGCATTTCCTGAATCGCGTCGTGGCGCGCTTCTTTCAGCACCTTTTCATAGGAGCCTGCGCGCCCGCCCACGATGTCGCGGATGCCCGCGAACAGGTCGCGGAATATGTTCGCGCCGATGATCGCCTCGCCGGTGACGATGCCGAGGTAATCCTGCACCGGACGCCCTTCGACGTTCGGCGTGGTGGTGACGATGATGCCGGTTTCGGCGGTTCTCCACGGGCTGGCCATTCGCGCATTCTCCTTCTCATCGCAGGATAGCGGAAGCGATTTTGCGGGGCCAGCCCCGGAAGGTCCAATCAGCCCATGCCGAGCGCGGCCTTGTAGGTGTCGAGGATCATTTCCTGCTCGCTGCGGTCGTCGGGCTTCATCTTCCGCAGGCGCACGATCTGCCGCATGATCTTGGGGTCGTAACCGACCGCCTTGGCTTCGGCATAGACGTCGCGGATATCGTCGGCGATGCCCTTCTTCTCTTCTTCGAGGCGTTCGATGCGCTCGATCAGCAGGCGCAGGCGGTCGTCGGTGGTCTCGGCCATTTGGGGGTAATCTCCGGTGTCAGATAGAATCGGTTGGCGACCGGGTAGCCAGCGGGCGCCGGATCGTGAACCCGGCGCGTGCCTAATCCACGCGATTCTTCTTCAGGCTCGCCTCCATCCTGTCGAGCTGCTCCTGCGTCGCCGGGGTCTGGCGGGTCGACTTCCACTCGTCCTGCGGCATCCCGTGGATCAGCTCGCGGGCCTCGGCCTTGTCGCCGTCATAGCCCGCATCGCGAATCCAGTCGGCCAGGCAATTGCGGCAGAAGCCGGACAGGCCCATCAGATCGATGTTCTGCGCATCGTGGCGATGGCGCAGGTGGCGCACCAGCCGGCGGAACGCGGCGGCGGCGACCGCATCGTCCAGCTGGTCGAGGGGATCGGGTGATTGCGCCATGGCGGGGCTCCTTTGGCTCTTGTCTTGCAACATTCCCCTGCCATAGCCGTGGGCCATGCCCAAGCCCGATCCCCAGCTCAGCCCCCGAAGCCGCAAGGTCAAAATCCTCGCCACCGTCGGCCCCGCCAGCAGCGATCCGGAGATGCTGCGCCGCCTGTTCCGGGCCGGCGTCGATGCGTTCCGCGTCAACATGAGTCATGGGGAGCAGGCGACTCACGC
This genomic window contains:
- a CDS encoding aspartate kinase; protein product: MARIVMKFGGTSMAGTERIRRVAQIVRKQAAPKDGGPANEVAVVVSAMAGETDRLVNFAREAHALYDPAEYDVVVASGEQVTSGLLAMTLQSLGQKARSWLGWQLPIRTIEAHAKARVDAIDSEALLASMAEGTIAVIPGFQGLSAEGRVTTLGRGGSDTSAVAVAAAVKADRCDIYTDVDGVYTTDPRIVAKARKLKAVTYEEMLELASVGAKVLQTRSVSLAMKEGVRIQVLSSFVDDDATPADDLPGTLIVSEEEMERMVEEGKMERKLVTGIAHDKNEAKIILTRVPDKPGAVAEIFGPLAEASINVDMIIQNVGRDKGETDVTFTIPQTDLARAQALLEDKREAIGYNRIITDSHIAKISVVGVGMKSHAGVASDMFRALAERGINIQAITTSEIKVSVMIDEDETELAVRVLHTAYGLDAEDAA
- a CDS encoding YebC/PmpR family DNA-binding transcriptional regulator gives rise to the protein MAGHSKFKNIMHRKGAQDKKRSNLFSKLSREITVAAKMGMPDPDMNPRLRLAVNAAKAQSMPKDNIQRAIDKASANDGDNYEEVRYEGYGPGGSAIIVEALTDNRNRTATNIRTAFSKNGGNLGTEGSVAHGFERLGLIVYPADAGDEEKVLEAALEAGAEDIASSDDGHEIWTAPDDLHAVAEALEKSLGSAETVKLAWKPNLTVDMDEKNAGTLLKLIDALDDDDDVQTVWGNYDISDEVMEKIEA
- a CDS encoding arsenate reductase, translated to MTTTLNGIPNCDTVKKARKWLEAQGIEHSFRDFKKDAPSADEIGGWADAAGWEVLLNKRGTTFRKLDEGDKADLGQEKAIALMVQHPSLIKRPVLEHEGGLLVGFREPEWKDELC
- a CDS encoding antibiotic biosynthesis monooxygenase yields the protein MYLVVFRSRKRAGYDAAAYAEHADAMEALAREQPGFLAVKTYAADDGETVTISEWATREAAKAWRCHPDHADVQGAGRKHHYARYTMFTCLDPQVTHYQHDEDA
- the ubiG gene encoding bifunctional 2-polyprenyl-6-hydroxyphenol methylase/3-demethylubiquinol 3-O-methyltransferase UbiG; the protein is MSDATATIRPDEAAHFGALAADWWDPKGSSAMLHRLNPVRLGFIRESIDRHWGGDIESASPLSGKAAVDVGCGAGLLCEPLSRLGAEVTGVDAAPENAAAAAAHAEAAGLDIRYMAGEIGTLDLGSFDLVTCMEVIEHVADKPAFLAALTAKLADDGLLILSTPNRTAASRLLLVGAAEAVGAVPRGTHHWDDFVTPDELTDLLGEAGLTVTATRGIAYRPGKGLHLSDDMSLNYILAARHA
- the ruvC gene encoding crossover junction endodeoxyribonuclease RuvC, with amino-acid sequence MIILGLDPSLTCTGWGVIRSEGSRLSHIANGQIATDAKAPMTERLAQLQRELAVVIEQYRPTRAACEEIFLNKNPKSTLKLAQARGSVLAACGAHGLDVREHAARYVKKSVVGTGAAEKRQVQAMLKVLLPGVTIAGADAADALAVAIADAHAP
- a CDS encoding DUF2312 domain-containing protein: MAETTDDRLRLLIERIERLEEEKKGIADDIRDVYAEAKAVGYDPKIMRQIVRLRKMKPDDRSEQEMILDTYKAALGMG
- the purT gene encoding formate-dependent phosphoribosylglycinamide formyltransferase, whose protein sequence is MSHTAKILLLGSGELGREFVISAKRLGAYVIACDSYDNAPAMQLADAREVFSMLDGDALRSVIEKHTPDHVVPEIEAIRTEVLAEVEANGVHVVPTARAAQLTMNRDAIRDLAAQELGVRTSRYGYATSLDEVCAAARDTGCPCVIKPVMSSSGKGQSTVQDAEGLEAAWDYAVANMRGDRARVIVEQFIDFDYEITLLTVRHKDGITFCPPIGHRQERGDYQESWQPHGMSEAALADAQEMARKVVDNLGGHGLFGVEFFVRGDEVIFSELSPRPHDTGMVTLVSQNLTEFDLHARAVMGLPVPDTIRARPAASAVILADRESENVSYDGLADAMANGCDIRIFAKPVTRPFRRMGVALATAGDTDEARRLAKEAADRVKLTYD
- a CDS encoding LytTR family DNA-binding domain-containing protein — protein: MVRHFARMDTSERRTEDTAQHPVLRKVLIDLSIMVVLGVVLAVMGPFGSFQMPLSVRLLYWVGLAVTGYACFRPIGALVTSLGPRLDLPEWPLWIAACLLASVPVTLAVFWAGQLPGPFSLPSFDNFARTYPYVLLVGSGVTVLFHQIERRKAVPMTGDLRRPSEPQVETPPAPEARFLDRLPAHLGSDLLALEMEDHYVRVHTALGSELILLRMRDAVAELGGVEGAQVHRSWWVARDAVEDVKRDGRNLRLVLTGGLEAPVSRARVAELKDAGWL
- a CDS encoding DUF1244 domain-containing protein; the protein is MAQSPDPLDQLDDAVAAAAFRRLVRHLRHRHDAQNIDLMGLSGFCRNCLADWIRDAGYDGDKAEARELIHGMPQDEWKSTRQTPATQEQLDRMEASLKKNRVD
- a CDS encoding glycerophosphodiester phosphodiesterase; the encoded protein is MADLTPVNADGDMLVIAHRGASGERPEHTLASYERAIDQGADYIEPDLVVTKDLVLVARHENEIGETTNVADHPEFADRRRTKNIEGQMVNGWFAEDFTLAELQTLRAKERMPALRPANARFDGLYAIPTFADIIALKRAKEAETGRKIGLYPELKHPTWLLQESGIDTVDLLVRQLKAEGLDGADSDVFVQVFDIAPLQRLDKMIDAPLILLIRPEGGPYDEPGMTWAGIMTPTGLAEVATYADGIGPWMGHVLGDDGTPTDLVRDAHAAGLQVHPWTVRKENVFLPVSLRSDASENGIGDIRGLVKLLKAAGVDGYFTDDPGLVRGD
- a CDS encoding heavy metal-binding domain-containing protein, translated to MASPWRTAETGIIVTTTPNVEGRPVQDYLGIVTGEAIIGANIFRDLFAGIRDIVGGRAGSYEKVLKEARHDAIQEMQAEAQKLGANAVVGVDLDYEVIGDTGSMLMVSASGTAVRI
- a CDS encoding DUF2306 domain-containing protein, whose protein sequence is MTTLAASATHSKPRFDNGPLLKSLIAVVGALMTAAIAVAVFKFVAGLAPDDGRYRNIAIAIHIITVLPCVPLGAYLLLSTKGTKLHKMLGKIWVGLMVVTAIAITFVRGGTDFSWIHIFVPITLLGAWQVVRTARKGDIASHRRNITRMYLGALMIPGLFSFLPTRLMGMWLFG